The Pyrus communis chromosome 2, drPyrComm1.1, whole genome shotgun sequence genome includes a window with the following:
- the LOC137724988 gene encoding uncharacterized protein, with amino-acid sequence MTSDHLFSIVKDPWETIRDYVKRFKAEKAKIVGCNEDIAMTTFRNGLPTEHPLFKKLIMGEELTLAASYALAEKHALWDEAKQSNKNESEKKHMERSLNKEDSMPQTFTKFTVPISQILRKLKNEPWFELPPPMKGDLTRLDHTKYCAFHQGPGHITNGCLKWKQYLEKLTNEG; translated from the coding sequence ATGACATCCGACCATCTCTTCAGCATCGTAAAAGACCCTTGGGAGACAATTCGTGACTATGTCAAGAGGTTTAAAGCGGAGAAGGCCAAGATTGTTGGCTGTAATGAGGATATAGCAATGACGACATTTAGAAATGGGCTTCCCACCGAACATCCTTTATTTAAAAAACTGATCATGGGAGAAGAACTAACCCTAGCAGCTTCGTATGCTTTGGCAGAAAAACATGCACTATGGGACGAGGCCAAGCAATCTAACAAAAACGAGTCGGAAAAGAAGCACATGGAACGTTCCCTGAACAAAGAAGACTCAATGCCTCAAACATTCACCAAGTTCACAGTTCCAATCAGCCAAATTCTCCGTAAGCTCAAGAACGAACCTTGGTTTGAATTGCCGCCACCCATGAAAGGCGATCTTACCAGGCTAGATCATACAAAGTATTGCGCATTCCATCAAGGACCAGGCCATATTACTAACGGCTGCCTGAAGTGGAAGCAGTACCTTGAGAAGTTGACAAATGAGGGGTGA
- the LOC137724989 gene encoding uncharacterized protein translates to MAPFEALSGRSCRTPLCWSEVRERVLGGPKIIEETTQNVQVIKSNLKAAQNQQKSLADRHATNRVYEVGDWVFLKLSPWKGVVRFGKTGKLSPRYIRPYKITERVGEVAYILELPSELAKVHNVFHVSMLRHYVVDPSHVIPHQPLEINPNLTYDEEPVTILDWNEKVMRNKTVNLVKVLWRNHTVEEATWETEDRMRDCILNCSLITSGCYEVRDEIF, encoded by the coding sequence atggcaccatttgaAGCGTTGtctggtagatcttgtcgcacacccttatgttggtcagaggtcagAGAAAGAGTTTTGGGGGGCCCGAAGATcattgaggagactactcaaaatgttcaggtaatcaaGTCTAACCTAAAGGCAGCCCAGAATCAACAAAAGAGCTTAGCGGATCGACATGCTACTAACAGAGTTTATGAGGTTGGCGATTGGGTGTTTctaaagctttcaccgtggaaaggtgttgtgcggtttggaaagacaGGTAAGTTGAGTCCGAGGTATATCAGACCGTACAAGATCACcgagcgagttggtgaggtagcttacataCTCGAGTTGCCTTCTGAGTTGGCaaaagtgcataatgttttccacgtgtctatgcttcgacattatgttgtggatccgtctcatgtgatacctcatcaacccttggaaattaatccgaatttgacttatgatgaggaaccagtgacgATTCTGGATTGGAATGAAAAGGTtatgaggaacaagacagtgaatttagtgaaagttttgtggaggaatcatacAGTGGAGGAGGCTACTTGGGAAACTGAAGACCGGATGAGAGATTGTATCCTCAATTGTTCTTTGATCACTAGTGGTTGTTATGAAGTTCGGGacgaaattttttaa